The following proteins are co-located in the Micromonospora coriariae genome:
- a CDS encoding VOC family protein, with product MTLAARDIGVLRSFYRSLGWPELPSSDDGWSAFLLGGVMLALYPLPDLAAEAAPGVADPAGGWSGVTLACNVDSRAEVDTAFAAAVAAGATVVAAPTDRSWGGRSAYIADPEGNRWEIAWAGTARFDERGALISFG from the coding sequence GTGACCCTGGCCGCACGCGACATCGGCGTGCTGCGCTCGTTCTACCGATCGCTGGGCTGGCCCGAGCTGCCGTCCAGTGACGACGGCTGGTCCGCCTTCCTGCTGGGTGGCGTAATGCTCGCGCTCTATCCGCTGCCGGACCTGGCGGCCGAGGCGGCGCCCGGCGTGGCCGATCCGGCCGGCGGCTGGTCCGGCGTCACCCTGGCCTGCAACGTCGACAGCCGCGCGGAGGTCGACACGGCCTTCGCCGCGGCTGTCGCGGCCGGCGCGACGGTGGTGGCCGCGCCGACCGACCGGTCCTGGGGTGGGCGCTCGGCCTACATCGCCGACCCGGAGGGCAACCGCTGGGAGATCGCCTGGGCGGGCACGGCCCGCTTCGACGAACGCGGCGCCCTCATCTCCTTCGGCTGA
- a CDS encoding SDR family oxidoreductase translates to METSGTAAPRVWFITGASRGLGRAFTAAALAAGDRVVGAARDVSPLDDLAARHPGRLLALRLDVTDRSAVFDVVGQAVQHFGRLDIVVNNAGALFAGMVEEFTEAEARAQLDLNFFGALWVSQAALRTMRAQGGGHIVQISSIGALGGFPSTGLYSASKFALEGMSEALAAEAAGFGVKVTIVQPGGYWTDLYSSSTATTPNPAYESLRAELERQWAEGSIDSEPRLAADALMTLVASDDPPLRLLLGSMVYDLAFDISQRRMDTWAGWEEVSRRAEKAVPAPGTS, encoded by the coding sequence ATGGAAACCTCAGGCACTGCCGCACCCCGGGTCTGGTTCATCACCGGGGCGAGTCGAGGCCTCGGCCGGGCCTTCACCGCGGCCGCGCTCGCCGCCGGCGACCGTGTTGTCGGCGCCGCCCGCGATGTCTCGCCGCTCGACGACCTCGCCGCCCGCCACCCCGGCCGTCTGCTGGCGCTGCGCCTCGACGTCACGGACCGCTCGGCAGTCTTCGACGTCGTCGGCCAGGCGGTCCAGCACTTCGGCCGGCTAGACATCGTCGTGAACAACGCCGGGGCGCTCTTCGCCGGCATGGTCGAGGAGTTCACCGAAGCCGAGGCCCGAGCGCAACTGGACCTCAACTTCTTCGGCGCGCTCTGGGTCAGCCAGGCCGCCCTGCGGACGATGCGGGCCCAGGGCGGCGGACACATCGTGCAGATCTCCAGCATCGGGGCGCTCGGCGGCTTCCCCAGCACCGGCCTCTACAGCGCGAGCAAGTTCGCGCTGGAGGGCATGAGCGAGGCGCTCGCCGCCGAGGCCGCCGGGTTCGGCGTGAAGGTCACGATCGTCCAGCCGGGCGGCTACTGGACCGACCTCTACAGCAGCAGCACGGCCACCACGCCGAACCCCGCCTACGAATCGCTGCGCGCGGAGCTGGAGAGGCAGTGGGCGGAAGGATCGATCGACAGCGAACCACGGCTGGCGGCCGACGCGCTGATGACGCTGGTCGCCAGCGACGACCCACCGCTACGGCTCCTGCTGGGCAGCATGGTGTACGACCTCGCCTTCGACATCTCCCAGCGACGCATGGACACCTGGGCCGGCTGGGAAGAGGTGAGTCGTCGAGCGGAGAAGGCAGTCCCGGCGCCGGGCACGAGCTGA
- a CDS encoding alpha/beta fold hydrolase codes for MTTQTHTLAVPGVDLVYDVRGPLPPSGGHPALLMIGQPMTAEGFTALAPHFTDRTVVTYDPRGLGRSIRTDGRSDHTPQQQAADLHLLIEALDAGPVDVFASSGGAVTALELVATHPADVVTLVAHEPPINAVLPDATAAERARAAFYDAYQAKGTGAGMAAFIAMTSWQGEFTDAYFSQPAPDPAMFGMPTEDDGTRDDPLLSKNSWAITDYRPDAGLLTAAPTRIVIAVGEESAGTYTARTALGTAALLGQEAVVFPSHHGGFLGGEFGYAGKPDEFAARLREVLDAG; via the coding sequence ATGACAACGCAGACACACACCCTCGCCGTACCCGGCGTCGACCTGGTCTACGACGTCCGCGGCCCGCTACCCCCGTCCGGCGGGCACCCCGCGCTGCTCATGATCGGTCAGCCGATGACGGCGGAGGGTTTCACCGCGCTCGCCCCACACTTCACCGACCGCACGGTCGTCACCTACGACCCGCGCGGCCTGGGCCGCAGCATCCGCACGGACGGCCGGTCCGACCACACTCCCCAGCAGCAGGCAGCTGACCTACACCTGCTGATCGAGGCGCTCGACGCCGGTCCGGTCGACGTGTTCGCCAGCAGCGGCGGTGCGGTGACCGCACTCGAACTGGTCGCGACCCACCCCGCCGACGTCGTCACGCTGGTGGCGCACGAGCCGCCGATCAACGCGGTGCTCCCCGACGCCACCGCCGCCGAGCGCGCCCGGGCGGCCTTCTACGACGCGTACCAGGCGAAGGGCACCGGCGCGGGCATGGCCGCGTTCATCGCGATGACGTCCTGGCAGGGTGAGTTCACCGACGCCTACTTCTCCCAGCCCGCGCCCGACCCGGCGATGTTCGGCATGCCGACCGAGGACGACGGCACCCGCGACGACCCGCTGCTGTCGAAGAACTCGTGGGCGATCACCGACTACCGCCCCGACGCGGGCCTGCTCACCGCCGCACCGACCCGGATCGTGATCGCCGTCGGTGAGGAGTCGGCGGGGACGTACACCGCCCGTACGGCCCTGGGCACCGCGGCCCTGCTCGGCCAGGAGGCCGTGGTGTTCCCGAGCCACCACGGTGGCTTCCTCGGTGGCGAGTTCGGTTACGCGGGCAAGCCCGACGAGTTCGCGGCGCGGCTGCGCGAGGTGCTGGACGCCGGGTGA
- a CDS encoding histidine phosphatase family protein, producing the protein MRTRLIFVRHGESVHQVMGIVGGPHGCRGLTELGRDQARSLAKRLVSDCASDRPAAVYSSVLRRAVETAQPIADAFGVRPTADCGLCTWHTPPYADGMPTIRFRADHAAEGGGLFRPFQTGNESWAELVARVSRAIMEIAHRHRGATVILVGHTETVESAFHALAAQPLHRAFDLEVAPASITEWTTADDAARWPPARWTLRRFGDTC; encoded by the coding sequence ATGCGGACGCGGCTCATCTTCGTACGTCATGGCGAGTCGGTCCACCAGGTCATGGGGATCGTGGGCGGCCCGCACGGCTGCCGGGGCCTGACCGAGCTGGGCCGGGACCAGGCACGCAGCCTGGCCAAGCGGCTCGTCAGCGACTGCGCCTCCGACAGACCGGCCGCGGTGTACTCATCGGTGCTGCGCCGTGCCGTCGAGACCGCGCAGCCGATCGCCGACGCGTTCGGCGTCCGCCCCACAGCGGACTGCGGGCTGTGCACCTGGCACACACCGCCGTACGCCGACGGGATGCCGACGATCCGCTTCCGCGCCGACCACGCGGCGGAGGGCGGGGGCCTGTTCCGGCCCTTCCAGACGGGCAACGAAAGCTGGGCCGAACTGGTGGCCCGCGTGAGCCGCGCGATCATGGAGATCGCACACCGGCACCGGGGCGCGACCGTGATCCTCGTCGGGCACACCGAGACAGTCGAAAGCGCGTTCCACGCGCTCGCCGCCCAACCGCTGCACCGGGCGTTCGACCTGGAGGTCGCCCCGGCCTCGATCACCGAATGGACCACCGCGGACGACGCCGCCCGCTGGCCGCCGGCCCGCTGGACGCTACGTCGCTTCGGCGACACCTGCTGA